From the Juglans microcarpa x Juglans regia isolate MS1-56 chromosome 3D, Jm3101_v1.0, whole genome shotgun sequence genome, the window TTCACTGTCACTATCATCCTTCTCCAGATCTCCCTCTTTTACAGCTTCAGCAAAGATATCCTGACTGAACCACTTGTTTGAAATCTCCTCTTGAGTAGGCACCTCTTCATCAAGGGGTACCATGAGAGGATTCTTCTCCTGATCATCCTGATCTCTGTCTGAATCATAATCGGACTGAATAATATCATCACCATTCTACACAGGAAAAAATGAGAACTAAATAAATACCACACAAATCCAAACTTCCACAACCAAACAAAGTTGCGATTACTTGATGGGACATTGGGACCATTGAGCTCTATACCTCCAAAAGTTGGGCATCTTCGGAATAGGCTTGTTTTGCACGCTTCCGCTGCTTTGTACTTCCCTCCTTTCTTACCATAAATCGTTCATAAGCCTGATCGAGAAACTCTTCCATTTGTTCATCATATCTAACAGCATAAAACATCAGTTAAAGATAGATACAATTATCTCTGATTGTATTCATCAACTTAATATCAATTACAATAGATTGGGCAAAGAACCTCTGGCGTTCTTCATCAGTGTCGATATCACTGGATGAATGCTCTTGGGTTACATCATGGGTTTCATCATTTTCACGATCCCTCAAGTCaccattttcatcatcaaatcCAGTGGAATCCACTGCTACCAAATCTTTCTTACCCTAGAAACCATCAAATGATGACAGTAAAGAAACCAGAGAACCATTAAATACATAAGTTTTAGGTTCGTATATTCAGCTTTATTTATTTCGTCCTCTTTAGTGTCTGGTCCTAACAATTAAATATCAGAAACCAGACTACTTCAATGGAAAGTCATCGTATCCATTCAATAAAGTCACTGTAAGAGAAACATGGGTCCTTACTGTGGCTTGAGACATCATAGTGGGCAAACCAGAAATTTAATTCCCTGCTTCTAAAATCATAGAGCAACGTCGTTAAATGATATGATACCTTGATTGAAGAAAGGGAAAACAACTCAAGGTCTGTATAACCATCTTCTGTTGCATCTATCTGCATCCCAGTTGCCTTCCGAGCCTTGTCCTGCAACATCAAAAAATAGTGAAGCGAAAGCGAAAGCTTGTTCATTGCCTAGTTGCAGGGAAGTGAGCAATTGATGACTcagaaaataaatgtaatacacacattttgattatttttcaaaaccaaaattgAGTGGCTACTGAAACATGACAGATCAACATCACATATTTAGAGTAATTTAGTTTGGAACAATGCAAATATCTGGGTTTCTGATTTGTTAACTCCAGAAGTtcaagagaaaaacaaagatgaATTTATTCTGAAGTAGATGGAGGATGTTGCACAACCTCAAAACATACAATCTTCTAGAAAATCTGTAAAATCAACCCCTGATTCATATTTCACCTCTTCAACAAGTTTAGCAATGAGAAATGCATAGATTATCGTCTCTCTCATATTATCTCAACAAGTTTAATAGCATGGTTCAGCTGCCAAAGTAGTAAATCACCAAACCTTAGCTTGTCTTTTTGCAAGAAGTTTCTTTGCTCTTTTCTTCTTGCGCTCCATAGCATAAGTCAGCTCCTCCATTTCATTGAGAATTTTAtcatcttcatcctcttcaTTCTTATTTTCAACATCTACAGTAGTAGCAGAATTAGGCTTTTGTGTAGGACATAGAGCCTTTCTTATGTGCAGCCGCCACCTACATCAGGAAACAAAAATGAGAATACACCATTCAGTGTAGAGTAATACCACTCTTTGAAAGGAAGAAGCTATAATACAACAATAAAAACCAATGAAATTAGGAACAATGCTAATATGGCACAAATGCATATAATACAAATTtgaattaatcttttttttttttccttttccacaaACAAGATTCTGCAAAACACAGATAATCAGGAAGAGTAAATTTACGAGAGGAAGAACAATAAAGGCGCTGCTTACTTCAACAGATGCTTGAAGTCTTGCTTCCCCAGAACACGTAGATCATCACAGAGAGTTTTAACCTGCCAGACAATAGCATTTCAAATGGTTGAAACTACAGAGAATTCTATGTCATCGTTACAACATTCTCTGACATTAAAGCTTTTATAGAatcaaaaacaacaaaaagattACCTCTTCTGTTGTTAATGTGTGTTCCTTAATCATCAAACTAGGTGGATCATCAAAGGTTATAGATGTAACCAAACCAAGGACCTCAAGAGGAGAATCAGACCAAATGAAATCCGCAGCTGAGGACACTTTCCTCAAAGTTGTGTCCCATCCTCATACCTGTATTTAGAACCTAATTAGCAACCATAAGATAAGACTATGGGTTTGTTTCCACTCTTTTCTAAGTatcctaaattttatatttaaacctgcaaatagatagatagatagaccAACAATGTCCGCACATAAATGCTCAATCTAAATGAACATGGAAAAATAGTATGCCATGGCCCAATTCCATGTTTGACTGGGGATTTTTAATTTAGATGCCGACATTCATGAGCATAATCAACTCTAATTATGAGGTATGATACTTATTTACACAAAAAAGCACAGGCAGTCAACATGTCTCAGAACAAAATGGTTGAGAATGATACAGCAGGCTCCTGAACTGAATGATTCCAATATGACTAATGCGGTGGATATggcaagaaaaaaacaaacagagCTTTGAAGATGGTACAAGGACAATGGAGGAACTCAGAGAGTATAGATAGATACACCTAGCTAGATAAAGTAAAGGGGTCGAGAGGATTTTGGAAACTAAAGTTAGAGAAACATAAATGGAGATAAGTCATTTTCCTGTTAGTTCCATATTGATTTATCTAGCTAGGTGTATCTATCTATACTATCTGCACACTTGAAtactgcctttttttttatcattgatAAAAGTAACTTACTTAGcaaatgacaaaataaaatgGTTAAATCCCACATTATATTGTTAATGTGGCTTGATCAGgagcatgaaaaaattaaggaaacacATATATACTTAtcataatacaaaaaaaaaaacttacccaTCTCGGTGTCTCTTTTGCTTTGTTCCTCTAAGTACATCTACCACCTACATCGAGTTTCATCCAATGAAAAAGACTATAGTATGCAATAAAAGTactcaaaaatagaaaaatttaaatgtaaatgGAGATAAGTCATTTTCCTGTTAGTTCCATATTGATTTACCTGCCGCTGAGGTTCTATGGATCCCTGAAATAAATGCCTAAAATCAAGAAGACGCGGATCAATCTTCGCAGGCGCCTTGTACTTGAGACCCAAAACATATATCTCTGCAGATGCCGAACGACTGGCTGCTGGTTTATCCACctcaaccttttcaaataaCTGCAAAGCAAAGTCCAATAtcgcaccccccccccccaaaaaaaaaaaaattaataataaataaataaataatcagccttctttaaaaatatcatctagaTCTCTCAATAAAGAAGCAGAAGATCACCTGCTTAAGGCAGTACAGGACAGAACTGTAATCTTGAGACCTGAAAACCTAATATATGACAACAGATAAGAATTCAGCATCCAACGAACATAAGATTGAATAATACGGATCTATGAGGCATtgaacttttatgatcttgcaAATGTGTAAACACTCTTACTTTATATGTTGATCCAATTATCCATATTCAACTGAAGAATACCATGTTAATGATACGTAAAATATTCTTTTGTACAAAAATAGTTTAATGTGTAATAATGGCAAACAGGAAAAACCTGATTCATACACTATAACTCCACAATATTCATAAGTTTTGTCAGATTAAATATTTCAGGACCAGTTAGCACAAAAGGTACGTCCACAAGCCTGTTGATTCAATTCCTCAACCCTAAACTATGTAACCAGAATTTCCAAAGTTCAACCACACAAGAACCAATAAGAATCCGTAATTCATTCCCCCTACATAATTATCAAAGTCCAAGATTAAACATCAATAGCTAgaagttggctcaagtggtaaaggccttggtccgGATGGTATACTCCCTCTGGATCGAAGGTTTGAGTCCTCTTGGGTGCAAGACCATCGGACTAGAGAACttcctcttgaattacccgagcTTCCGGGAAACACCTTGCCAAGGGCGCCAGGGATTAGTTGGAACTTTGTTTTCACACTCGtgccgataaaaaaaatagctacAACTCCGTTTTCAACGCGACCAAACACAAACAAATCAAATGTTTCGAAAACACAACCaaattaaatctcaattcaacaaccgaaagaaaaaataaaatgcattacTTTGGTGACAAAAGTGCCCTTGGGAGCCAAGAACTGTGTGGCCAGTTTGACGGCATCGATAACGAGGGCGTTCTGGCTCATAGCCTCCTGGGCCCAGGCGCCACCAACATTGGGAGAGCCGTCGTGCAAGACCAAGTCGAAGGCGACGCATCCGTGCTGGCCCATGAGGTTCTTGATCCGGGACCTGCACTCGGGCTTGGTGATGTCCTGCTCGATGGCGAGGGCGCCACGTATTGGCGCGATGGGGACGAGGTCGACGCCGAGGACGAGGCTGCTGACGGGGACGCGCTGGACCGCCACCTGCATCCAGCCTCCGGGGGCGGCACAGAGATCGAGGACCGAATGCGCTGAGCGGAGGAGGCCAAACTTGGAGTCCAGCTGCACGAGCTTCCATGAAGCTCGGGACCGGTAACCATGTTCCTTCGCTAAGCGGTAGTACTTGTCCAAGCGATGCTTTCCCTTTACCTTCCCCATGAGTAATGTTTCCTCGATCCCGTGTTAGGGTTCTGATAGGGTTTTGAGGCTGAGAAAATGgtatttataattaaatgcgaaaatatttttatagattctgaatttgatcctttttcaaataaaattacaaatttctttaaaaacccaactaaattattttttcaaaaaaaaaaaaaaaaaatcacacactctctctcgcaaaaaaaaaactagaaaaaactGATGCAAATTACAAACTAAAcaacgtattaaaaaaaaaatgggcctCTAGAATGGCCACCACAGGCCTATAGAACCTCTTAAATGGCCAAATAAGAcgaaataatttcatatcctACTTAATTGACGTGGTATACAATAATTATTTAGTTTTGTGTTTTGCACATACCTAATAAATTTACAActttaaaagagagaaattattttgtacaaattttaaatggataaatttttttacggACTTTTGTAAAAAACTAAATCTCACcttaaaatagttttaaaaaaaaatctattttttttgtgaaacCTTCTCTTTTACAAAGGACCTAAACGTAACTTACTTATTTGAAGTTTGTACTATTTACCGTAAACACGTGAAATTCCAACCTGAAGTCCGGTAGAAAACAGCTAAATAATATGCAATCTCGTATCGTTGCATCTACGACATCTATTAACTCCGGAAAGGAAGAACTTTTCACTTGCAAAATGTTATTATCAACAGAGGAGGCTCTGTTGCCAGTAATAGAGGTGGCAATGATAGTAATAAATTCGGCATCATGCAAATACATCGAGAGCAGTCAAAAGGCACAATTGAATCTTAATGTGTATAAACAATGAAGTTTCCCTGGTATCATTAAAAGACAAGATAATTGAACTTCAATGTTTGTGAATGCATATTACAATCCATAACATGATAGTGTCTAAagcaaaaaaaatctaactctCCTACATGATCTTCACAcagccttttttgtttttggccaTCTGGTTAAGTTATATTTGCTCTAATCATAAAGTTAGAAGAACTTCAGTCTCCACGGGAGCCGCTGCTACTTGCAGAAGGTTTCTTGCCACCATACCTCTGTCAAAGATAAAGAAGTTAATTTCCCACGCACCAGAAGTCAATTACAGAAAAAGTTGCTCCTCCGGCAAGACTAGCTAATGACATAAACAAAGTTGCCTCCACCAATGCTACAGGCGGGAATGAAGTCAAATAAttagaactatttttttttttttctcacctGCTTCCCGATGTTGAAAGgaatatatttgtatttgatcATGTGAGCGATTTGGCGCCTCATTGTAAGGACAAACAGAACAATCCAGTAACAAAGTAAAATGGGCCAGAAGACAGGAACATCAAACATAGAAAAGAATGTCATGACAAAAGCAATGCAGAAAGCTTTGGTGAAGGAGTACCTGGAAAAAATAAGGCAAAGCAAAAATATCATCCAATCAATgcatctcaaaaaataaagaaaattctcAAGCATCCCATGAAAATTGAAGAAAGGCTTTCATATCAATATCGATCTAGCAAGTTCACATGATTATTGTCCAAGCTTTCAGAACTACCAAGAGAGTAGGACTGACATGTATCAGCCCATAGGaagtaaatttgatcaattAAGTGGCCTTGATACAATGCTTTTGTGAAAATGTCAATTTCAACTGTCCCGTTTGGTTTTGCTACCAGGCATTTTAGATGTTTTGCAGGATCTGCACTCTGCAGGGTTTGGTAACCAGAAAGGTTACGATGCAAAACACATCATTACCAAGGCGAGTACAATAACGTCAATTATTAGAAGTGGCCAATATGTTGGAagaggagtaggagtaggagtagggaAAGAAACAAGTTTTCAGCCATTACGATGAGCCATCAGTtaaaaagagcaagaatttctcattctcaagcaatgtggaatctcatacaccacctaacattatccttatcatatggagtatcacaatctaccccttTAAATTCCCGACATCCACATCGGACCAATTcaaggtggcacggctcaatcccacatttctggttgggatagactctgataccatttgtaacgccccattagaagacccaaaccacatggcctatactccaaaaggactagtcaatgatacaattagagccctattggaaccttataaaaagcaagaacttctaattcccaagcaatgtgggatctcatacaccacatacccttatccttatccttatcatatgggatatcacactTAAGTACCAACATAACCCTTGCACGGCAGGAAATTCCTGAAGGTATGAGGACGAATAAACTCTTTTGCAGTACCAACCTAGCTAACATCTGCCGCATCCAAACAAACCATTTTGCTGAACGTTCTTAGGATTAGAATCAAGTTCTGACAGAGGAAAGCAACTTTTTATCCTGTTGTTCTATAATTTTCACCATCACGAAGATGTAgcaatgaacaataaaaaaccGAATATGCTAGCacttatttatcaaaattccaTTCATTAAATTTACATGCAGAAgcagtttttttataataaaaacattttttttgcaGTGGCAGAAACAATTATTaccattttaaaacaaacaagaattgaattaataaaatatcatccTTGCATAACTTTATGTATCCCTGTGCTTCTTCAAAGGAAAATCATGTGTGAGAGAGGGCAACCAGAAACTTTTGCACCAGTTAGACAAAAGTAACCAGAAATCTCAAACCAGTGAGACAAACAGGAGATATCTATAATTGCAAAGGGAAAGAAGATgcataaatttgaataatgcGATCATAAATGAATAAGAGccttgtttgaaaaaaaaattaaaaaatctttagCCTTGTGAGCTGATAACCAGGGTGGAGCAATGAAATCCAAGGTTTCAACAACTTCCAACAAGCTCTTTATAGTTTATTCGTATGGAGGTATTAACAATGAACTGATGCCAGTACTTCTTTTTAAAACAGTGAATATCATTTCGATGCTTGACTACAGTTAGTTATCCATACGAAAATATGCTTGGGTATAAGTGGAACTTAAGCAATTAAATTAGTCAGTGACACCCACATTTTCTCCAATTAGTTTTTCACCTGAGTTTCCTTTAGTTACTTCTAATATGCCTTCTTCACCTTGATGGTGCAAATAAAAGCATGTTCTCTGAGTAactgatgaaaaaattaataagatatGCAGATAGCATTATAGAAAATGCAAAACTGAACTAAATAACGATGGCATATAAAGTTATGAGTGGATGAAAATTGCGTAGTCTTCTTTAGAATCAGAATCACACCACTTGATAGCAGAAACCACAAAGCAATAAGCAATATGGAAATAATGGACGGAAAAAACAAGCCAAAAAATAGCAACCAGGAAAATGCTCAGTTACCAGAACTTAAACTCTGGAAGCCGGCGAATGAATGGCTTAAACTCATCCGAACCTTTTGTGGGCAGCATAGGCCCATCTGACACGTCCACCTCCGGATCAACCAAAGGAGACAAGAACCCAATCAACAAATTCAGCAGATAAATCCCCAGCCCATATGAGATAATGTAAAACCCTTGAACAAAATAAACCCGTAAAATGTAAATCAATACTACAACAAGGGTCCCAATCCATCTATAGACTGTGTGTGGAGTCGACTTATCCAGAAGATACTGGTACCGCCTCCACACATCTTGCCAAAATACATTCACAGGTGATGTCGCTGCACTATCGCTTCCGACTCCCTCCATTCAATTCAACCTTCATAATATAGCAATAAGCTCCAATCAAACCCAAGTATACAACATGAAGTACATTGCATATATGTTTGGATATAAATACCATTAAGCTCATTGTCATCCCGAGtgcacatatacatacataaccATATATGTGAACTATAATTTGGATTTCCACGGAAACAAGACTTAAATGAGGACTAATTAACTCCCACTTTCATAGATCGACCTGAAACGGGGAACAAAACCTAATGTTGAATTATACTAGCCGAAAACTGTAAGAACAGAATGTACAATCGGGAATCTGGGGCAACCCGGTAAACACACCcaaaagaatagaaaacaagaaaataaatgaaacaggGGATCCGCAAGAAAACTGAGAAAATGCAAGGAACCGCTGTCATTCACCTACAAACACCCATAACAATAAAAGAGGCAAGATCCacacttctattttcttttccctacCAATTTCTCggaaaccgaaaaaaaaaaaaaaaaaaatctcggaATTCAAAGAGAGGTTAGGGTTTACATAAATTAGACGGACAAGGTTCTCCAAGATTTATATGGAATATAGCAGCACAAGAAACTCAGCAAATAGATTAAatacaagataaaattaaaaaataaataaatacaaaaccggAAATTATAAATCATAAGAGTAGGACACAAATTGAAATCAAGAAATAAATGAAGGATAATTAGGGAAGGAAAAATCAGTTGGGGGAAGGTTGGGGAGCTGACCTTGGATGACTGCTGTTTTGAGCTTTAGAAGCCAACACAGACAAAAAATTAACGTGAGGAAGCGAAAAGCCAGCAGATCTGTGAGAAGGAGAGGGctattattcctttttttttttttttttttatcgtttattaaaactttaaaaatatattaaaaaaaaatcatccgtCAATCGTAACAATAACAGACAATGACGCCGTTGAAGACGGAGTCGCCAGAGTCTCGTGAATTTCAAGAGTAATAATACTGTAATATGGACCATGGCACATAGTCCAGGAGTGTACATAtgcattcttttaaaaatatatatatatttatatatataatttattattaaaaatttaatttcttttatttaatttttatatttatctatttttttcctttacattctaaaattataaatataattactattattataAACCTCGAATTCTTAGTTTCTATTTACCAATCACACCATGAGCATTTTAAGAGATATAAGtcttggatatttttttttttaaaaaaaaataaatttaaaatttatataaaaatatttttgcaagtgtggattttatttttttaaaatggagtgCAAAACTTACAcattatatgaatatatttaaaattattttaatttttttatttgaatatttttataattaaaaaatccacaacattaaaatttataatattagatatgATAAAATTGACATACTGTTTATCTCGAACCGAACGGAGTTTGActtttggcaaaaaaaaaaagaacgaagTTTGACTGCCAGTATTCCAAAACCAAATTTTGAAAGCCAATTGCTTCATAGATTGCGGGTTAAACTGAACCATAGATATTTGGGGTTAGTTTGTACTGAGAAAAGATGAGAaggaataattttagataaattaaataaaatattattttttaatattattattattttataattttaaaaaaattataaagatgagATACAAATTAAATGAAGCCCTTGGAGTGGTAAATCATAGAGGGAGGTAGTCCTTACGTATTTTTAGATACTTTTCATACCCATTCTAACTTACCAAGTAGTTGCAAAAAGTTTATATTCATTTGTAGTAATATTATGCATGGATCTGAAAAAAGTGtaagagaaaatttattttttaagaaaagttcGCTCTTTAACGAACGGTCTATGCAAAATTTGTACACGTGAAATTTTACTAAAATCAGGTATAAGAAAACTTAAATCCATGGTGTGTATTTCTGGTCTTGATATTGCAAATTATGGGTAAAAGTCATGTCGTATAGCGAATCATATCGCTAGCTTGATGTAATAATTGTAATTGTAAACGTGCTTTGGTTTTTTTGACGAGGACAAGACGCAAGAGTTTATtcagtggaatattcttttcatctcattttgtttatatttaatGGAACGGACTGaggagaataaaatattttctttgtttggtaGACGGGAAAGTACGAGGGAAAACGAGAACgggtgaaaaaagaaaataaaatatacatgctCAGAAgtcgatcatattttgtaatcaTTTGCCAAAAACAATTACTATTTGTTCATCAATTATAAGTGATGCCACATTCGGACGTACTTTTCCACTTGCAAATCACAAATTAAGGCCACAACTGAAAAAGTtactattattctttttaaatagttagatctatttttttagacATAATAATTAGtattagaaatactagatcataATATATAACGGAATAAATATTATCTCGTCAAAAATATCTTAGATTTAATGCAATTATTCCAATAATTTTCTATCGTCATTGTTCATACAAAATCATC encodes:
- the LOC121254898 gene encoding LOW QUALITY PROTEIN: adoMet-dependent rRNA methyltransferase spb1 (The sequence of the model RefSeq protein was modified relative to this genomic sequence to represent the inferred CDS: inserted 1 base in 1 codon; deleted 1 base in 1 codon), with the translated sequence MGKVKGKHRLDKYYRLAKEHGYRSRASWKLVQLDSKFGLLRSAHSVLDLCAAPGGWMQVAVQRVPVSSLVLGVDLVPIAPIRGALAIEQDITKPECRSRIKNLMGQHGCVAFDLVLHDGSPNVGGAWAQEAMSQNALVIDAVKLATQFLAPKGTFVTKVFRSQDYSSVLYCLKQLFEKVEVDKPAASRSASAEIYVLGLKYKAPAKIDPRLLDFRHLFQGSIEPQRQVVDVLRGTKQKRHRDGYEDGXTTLRKVSSAADFIWSDSPLEVLGLVTSITFDDPPSLMIKEHTLTTEEVKTLCDDLRVLGKQDFKHLLKWRLHIRKALCPTQKPNSATTVDVENKNEEDEDDKILNEMEELTYAMERKKKRAKKLLAKRQAKDKARKATGMQIDATEDGYTDLELFSLSSIKGKKDLVAVDSTGFDDENGDLRDRENDETHDVTQEHSSSDIDTDEERQRYDEQMEEFLDQAYERFMVRKEGSTKQRKRAKQAYSEDAQLLENGDDIIQSDYDSDRDQDDQEKNPLMVPLDEEVPTQEEISNKWFSQDIFAEAVKEGDLEKDDSDSEMQVDRQEKLSIPKKSKEKIANRSAGSEHPQLQASRADNDFEIVPAPDTDSSDDSSSDELEDEDVDTKAEILACAKKMLRKKQREQLLDDAYNKYMFQDEGLPKWFLEEEKRHRQPIKPVTKEEIVAMRAQFKEIDARPAKKVAEAKARKKRVAQRKLEKVRKKANVISDQADICDRSKRKQIEQLYKKAVPRKPKKEVVVAKKGVQVKVGKGKVLVDRRMKKDARTSGKGKPGKGMKGKNVKAQKGKGSHKASARKGKSETEEKKMGMHD
- the LOC121255835 gene encoding protein RER1B-like; translated protein: MEGVGSDSAATSPVNVFWQDVWRRYQYLLDKSTPHTVYRWIGTLVVVLIYILRVYFVQGFYIISYGLGIYLLNLLIGFLSPLVDPEVDVSDGPMLPTKGSDEFKPFIRRLPEFKFWYSFTKAFCIAFVMTFFSMFDVPVFWPILLCYWIVLFVLTMRRQIAHMIKYKYIPFNIGKQRYGGKKPSASSSGSRGD